The DNA sequence TTCTTAGGCAGTAGAACAAGATtagtgtgttttatggattttgGGAGTGGTTCTCCACCATAGAACTCTTGAAGCAGCATGTAGATATCTTCCCCCACAATGTCCCAGCATGTTTGGTAGAACAAGCCAGTGAAACCATCTGGTCTACTTGCACTATCCCTAGATAGAGCAAAAATCGCATCCTTCACTTCATCGATTGTAGGATATTTACATAACTCCAAATTATATTCAAGTGTCACCATAGTAGGTACATTGTTAAGCATTTTATCGTTAGTGGTATTCCATGTTTGTGTAAACTGGTTGCTGAAGAACTCCACCGCAACATTTGCCATAAGTTCCTGTCTTTCAAGCCAATACCCATCTGTGCCCTGTATCCTTTTGAGGTTCAATTTCTGCCTCTTGCCATTTGCGTAGTTGTGAAAGAATCTTGTGTTTCTATCACCTTCAGCAAACCAGTTCATTCCTGCCTTTTGCTTCTAGTATTGTTCTTCAATGCTCAGGTATTCTTTCAATTCTGCTTGTGCTTGTTGAAGTACAATTCTATTTGCTATAGTTGGTTCGTCCTCAAATAGTATCTCCTTTACTCTGACAATATCCTCCCTAATATCTACTTTCTTGAAGATATCTCCAAAAGTAACTTTACTCCAGTGTGAAAGGGCAATTTTCACTCTCTTCAATTTCTGTTTGAACATCAAGAAAGGATCCCCAATAAAATCTGCCAACCAGTTTTGTTTGTCTACCTATTTGAAAGTGTCATGCTTTGTCCATAAATTGAGGAACTTAAAAGGTTTAACAAACTGCATAGATTCCTGCCCACAGCTCATCAGCAAAGGTGCATGATCAGATCCTGTCTGTATCAGGTGTTCTACTTCTACATTTGGGAAGATATTCTGGAAAGGTAGATTGACAAAGATCCTATCAAGTCGTTTGAAGATGCATTGTTCATTTGGACTACCATTCCACCAAGTGAAAGGGTTGGCCTTGTAATCAAGGTCAAACAAACCATAAGAGTTTATACAGAAGGCAAAGTCTTCATATTCAGGCGGGTGCACTGGTAGTCTTCCTATCTTTTCATGTTCATATAAGATCACATTGAAATCACTGCCGACGAGCCAAGGCATATCCATATCACTGGCCAAGTAATATAAGTAGTCCCACAGTTCTAGCCTTTCAAGTGAAGAACATTTGGCGTTCACAAAAGTCATGATGATATGTCTTGATATTTCCTGATGAAATACTTTAATAGTAACCTGCTGCTCAGTGTCCATAATCAATTCCCATTCCACACCAGTTTCAATGAATATCCAAATTGTTCTATTGATGTTCGACATAACAGTTTCCATTCCAAGTTTCCTTTTGTAGGTTTAAATGTGCCTACAGTTCTAGAAAGGTTCCATAAGGCTATAATTGAAAATCTATGTTGTCTCTGCATATATCACTCTCTGAAAGGCCTGCTGTGTGTtaacagaccttatgttccaaaTGAGAGACTTTATCATCATTTAGTTTGTGAGGCTGCCCTATTAGGCAAGATTCTTTTTGGTGGTTGAGTTTCTTTAGCATGTGCTTGtttcttgcccttctttccatTTCTCGATGTGATCCTAGGTGACAAATCTCCGTCTCGTGCAATAGCCTTGAAGTTTCCAGCAGTAGATTCATCATCACCTTCATCTTCTAGTTGTTATTTTTCTACTAAGGCATGTTGAACCTCCGGTGGAAGCTCTTTATGGGTAATGATGTCATGTAGTACCTGATTTGGAGATATTAAAGGGACATTGAGTTGTATCTGGATTAGGGATCCAGTTGTTGACGCACAAGCAATGGGACCAATACTAGTTGCTGCTAGTTCCACATTAACTATTGCAAGTCCCATGTGATCAATCGCCATGCTATTTTCCTGACCAGCAACAGTTTGTGACCTCACTGTATTTGTTGAAGTCTCTATGTCAATATCAACACCTTGCTCCATAATTGTAACTCCAACCAGAGTTCCTGCAGTATTAAAACTAAGCTGCCCTATATCACTATTGCGTACTTCATTTGTGTGAGGTTTTCTGTGTGCTTGCTTTAGCACTGTACCAACCAGAGTTCCTGCAGTGTTAGAATTAAGCTGCCCTATATCACTATTGAGTACTTCATTTGTGTGAGGTTTTCTGTGTGCTTGCTCTAGCACTGTATTGTTTGTTTGAGCTTCAATTGCTATAGCCTGTTTTGGTTCTGAATTGTAATCAATCTCCTGGATTTAATCACTCTAGATTTGTGTAGCAGTTGTGGTGGAATTAGGCGATGACACAAAAGTCTGCGATGGTATGTCATGTCATGATTGGTTTAGAGTAACATTCATGACTTCTTTGTGTTTGCCAAAACTTCTTTGAACCCAGTCTATTATGTTCTCCTCTATTGTTGTACCTTTTGTCCCAGTATCTTTAATAGCATTGTGATTGTCAGTAATTCTGACCTACTGATCCTTCTGATTAACATGAGCAACTGTTGTATCAATCTATTTTTTGGAAAGTATGTTTTCACCTAATTCTAATGTTTGCTGCCTTTGATGTTGATCTTTCTTATTGTTTTCCTATTTTGCATTGGAACCAAGAATCCCAGAAGATTCAAGTTCAGCTGCTGTTAAGGTATTTTTGGTGTTACCTTTCAACTGAACTGAATCGTGAACTGCCTGAGGAGCAGCTATTCCATTAGGATTCCCTGTCTCATTAGGTAGCTCCTGGACAATCGCCTTTCCTCCATTCCAGATAGCATTACTATCAGCAATATTATGAATTCCTTCTTGAACAAACTCCAGTGTCATTAATGTAGCTGGTTGTAATTTGCTCATTATAATTGATGTCTGGGCTAGTTTGGGAACCTGTGATCCAAGTTCATGTTCATGTGGTTGTTGTGGTGGGAGCTTGCTAGAGGGCATACCTGACTGATTAGTGGTTTTTTGGTGCATTCTCTTTTTGTGAATGCTGCAGTAGTTGAACCTTTGGTGTTTTAGCAATGTATAAAGGCTGATGTTTCCTGCTGTTATTCTGTACAATTCCTTTGAATTTCTTGTTTTTCTGTGTTTGACATTCCTCTTGTGAATGATTTATCTCTTTGTTCTGATCTTCTTCCCTGGAAGgtgatgtatttattttttgGCTGCTCTGAGGTTGGTGGTGAGGTGCCTGTCTTTGCTGAACTGTAAAATGCTGCTGTTGTACACTTGAATTAACCATCTGTTGCTGGGCTGGTTCTGCATTGGATATTCCAGTGGCTTTCATTTTCTGCTTCTCATCATGTTTGGCTTTATCTGGGCATGCATGGATTGTGTGTTCTAGGTGTCTACAATAGGTGCGGTGTTCAGGCAGGCTCTCATATTGTATTTCCAGCCATTGTCCATCACCATTTTCATCTTGGTTTTCATCATAACCTAGCCAAACATGTTGAGGCCTTTTCTTAGTTAATTCAATCTGCATTTTCACCTTAGCAACACTGCCTTTTGTTTTTTGGAATGAATCTAGATCAAGGAATAATGCTTTTTCCACATGAGACAACAATGGTTTGAGGATTTTCATGTAGTAAAGGTGCCAAGGCATTTCAGGGATGATAATCCAAACCGGTACTATCGGAGAATCTTCATTAGGATTGAAAAGAGGTATCCAAGCTTCAAGTTTCATCATTTGGCCTTGAATGTACATGAATTATTTATTCCACACTGTCGCATGATCATATTCATTGTCTAGATCAATGTAGACAGTCTTAGAATTGAAATGAGCAATCTTAACTCCAACCCTGAGTTCAGTTTGAGTCACGAAGATTCTTCTAATTACTTCCATTCTAGGCATAGTTCTACCAAATTTCCCAACCACAGTGTTCTTACATCTTGCTGCCATAGTGCCCATATAATCCTCTTTTGTAAAAACAACTGCAGGCCTGCTTTGTTTGGTTGTTAACTTTGGTGGGGTGAACTGAATAGGAGTTCTCTCTGCTTCGAATTTGGCCCTGATTTTTGTGGCATAAGAGTGGGTGATTGTATGGGAGGGGGGGTTCAGTTGTGTTTGTGAGTTTTTGGAGTTATTCCTTGGTTACTACTGGAAACTGTGGGTTGATGTTAACTATATTGTGTAATGTGCTAGAATATGGAATTTGTGATGATTGGCTTGTTTGATTAGTTCTTCTGTTAGGTCTTTCAAAGTTGGCAGTGAGAATAGGCTGGTT is a window from the Nicotiana tomentosiformis chromosome 10, ASM39032v3, whole genome shotgun sequence genome containing:
- the LOC104092572 gene encoding uncharacterized protein; this translates as METVMSNINRTIWIFIETGVEWELIMDTEQQVTIKVFHQEISRHIIMTFVNAKCSSLERLELWDYLYYLASDMDMPWLVGSDFNVILYEHEKIGRLPVHPPEYEDFAFCINSYGLFDLDYKANPFTWWNGSPNEQCIFKRLDRIFVNLPFQNIFPNVEVEHLIQTGSDHAPLLMSCGQESMQFVDKQNWLADFIGDPFLMFKQKLKRVKIALSHWSKVTFGDIFKKVDIREDIVRVKEILFEDEPTIANRIVLQQAQAELKEYLSIEEQY